In the genome of Staphylococcus durrellii, one region contains:
- the proC gene encoding pyrroline-5-carboxylate reductase: MKLVFYGAGNMAHAIFTGIVNSNVIDSNDIYLTNRSNEQALKDYAQQLGVNYSYDDKALLAKADYVFIGTKPHDFEALAERIRPYITDKNKFISIMAGLPMDYIREQLNTKNPVARIMPNTNAHVGHSVTGISFSGNFGATSKDEVDGLINAFGSAIEVSEDNLHQVTAITGSGPAFLYHVFEQYVTAGTRLGLEKDQVEESIRNLIIGTSKMIERSELSMGQLRKNITSKGGTTQAGLNALSEYDIKGIFEDCLRSAVNRSIELSNQDDDD; the protein is encoded by the coding sequence ATGAAACTAGTGTTTTACGGAGCAGGCAATATGGCACATGCCATTTTTACAGGGATAGTTAATTCAAATGTGATTGACTCTAATGATATCTATTTAACTAATAGATCTAATGAGCAAGCTTTAAAGGATTATGCGCAACAATTAGGTGTTAATTATAGCTATGATGATAAAGCATTGCTTGCAAAAGCAGATTACGTATTCATAGGTACAAAACCACATGATTTTGAAGCGTTAGCAGAAAGAATTAGACCCTATATTACTGATAAAAATAAATTTATCTCAATTATGGCTGGTTTACCAATGGACTACATTAGGGAACAATTAAATACTAAAAATCCAGTTGCACGTATTATGCCTAACACAAATGCACATGTCGGTCATTCTGTGACAGGTATTAGTTTCTCGGGTAATTTCGGCGCAACTTCTAAAGATGAAGTTGATGGTTTAATTAATGCATTTGGTTCTGCCATTGAAGTGTCAGAAGATAATTTGCATCAGGTAACAGCAATAACAGGAAGCGGTCCAGCATTTTTATATCATGTTTTTGAGCAATACGTTACTGCTGGTACACGTTTAGGATTAGAAAAAGACCAAGTAGAAGAATCAATTAGAAACTTAATTATTGGTACGAGTAAAATGATTGAAAGATCAGAATTAAGCATGGGACAATTACGTAAAAATATTACTTCTAAGGGCGGAACTACACAAGCTGGATTAAATGCATTATCAGAATATGATATTAAAGGTATTTTTGAAGATTGCTTACGGTCCGCTGTGAATAGAAGCATTGAATTATCGAACCAGGATGATGATGATTAA
- a CDS encoding SDR family NAD(P)-dependent oxidoreductase — protein sequence MKGQHYIMTGATSGLGLALLKTLLKQQVRVTVLARTPQKIAELTNKINSNQLTIIKCNLLNIDDINSITAQLSASKIDGLIYSSGVGYFKSIEAHSTEEILETYQLNLVNFNVLFKALLPYFAHNASIVGIGSQAAYSTQAYAAHYGASKAAFIQLLNALRLEHPSFHVMTVNTGPVNTPFHNHADPTLQYAKKYQRIMLDPSRLAQDIIDGINQKKVEINQPRWMYILLKFYNLAPRIYERLFPFAFKNKK from the coding sequence TTGAAAGGTCAACATTACATAATGACAGGGGCAACGAGTGGTCTAGGATTAGCCCTTTTAAAAACCTTATTAAAGCAACAGGTACGGGTAACAGTTTTGGCAAGAACTCCTCAAAAAATAGCAGAATTAACAAATAAAATTAATTCTAATCAATTAACTATTATAAAATGTAATTTACTTAATATTGATGATATTAACAGTATCACGGCTCAACTATCAGCTTCTAAAATTGACGGATTGATTTATAGTTCGGGAGTTGGTTATTTTAAATCTATAGAAGCTCATTCGACTGAGGAAATACTAGAAACCTATCAATTGAATCTAGTTAACTTTAATGTACTCTTTAAAGCGTTATTACCGTATTTTGCGCATAACGCCTCTATAGTAGGTATTGGTAGTCAAGCTGCTTATTCAACACAAGCATATGCGGCACATTACGGTGCAAGCAAAGCTGCGTTTATACAATTATTAAATGCATTGCGTCTAGAACATCCGTCATTCCACGTTATGACAGTGAATACAGGACCTGTTAATACGCCGTTTCACAATCATGCAGATCCTACATTACAATACGCTAAAAAGTATCAACGTATTATGTTAGACCCTTCACGTTTAGCACAGGATATCATTGATGGCATTAATCAGAAAAAGGTCGAAATTAACCAACCTAGATGGATGTATATATTGCTAAAATTTTATAATCTAGCACCTCGCATTTATGAACGATTATTTCCATTTGCTTTCAAAAATAAAAAGTAA
- a CDS encoding aldo/keto reductase yields MQKNILTSGIELSEVGLGCMSLGTDYDKSETIIESAIEQGITYFDTADVYDKGVNENIVGKALKKYQNRDDIVIGTKVGNHLQDDGSTFWDPSKKYIKSAVKDSLRNLGLDELDLYQLHGGTIDDPLDETISAFDDLKQEGIVRAYGISSIRPNVIRYYLEHSQIETLMSQFNLIDNRPEDLVDEVNANNVKILARGPVFKGLLTANSSKALDNKFNEGIFDYTYQELGETIASIKEVENNLTALTFKYLKSQEALGSIIVGASSPAQLEENIKNYEAAQAISDEQLKAARERVKNLQYTQHVK; encoded by the coding sequence ATGCAAAAGAACATATTAACAAGTGGCATTGAATTATCTGAAGTTGGCTTAGGTTGTATGAGTCTTGGAACAGATTATGACAAGTCAGAAACTATTATTGAAAGTGCGATTGAACAAGGTATCACTTATTTTGATACAGCTGATGTTTATGACAAAGGTGTCAATGAAAATATTGTAGGTAAAGCATTAAAAAAATATCAAAATCGAGATGATATTGTTATTGGTACAAAAGTAGGTAATCATTTGCAAGATGATGGTTCAACTTTCTGGGATCCATCTAAAAAATATATTAAATCAGCTGTGAAAGATTCGTTAAGAAATTTAGGACTAGATGAGCTTGATTTATATCAACTACATGGCGGTACGATAGATGATCCTTTAGATGAAACAATTAGCGCTTTTGATGACTTAAAACAAGAAGGTATTGTTCGAGCGTATGGCATTTCTTCTATTAGACCTAATGTTATAAGATATTATTTAGAACATAGTCAAATTGAGACATTAATGTCTCAATTCAACCTTATTGACAATAGACCAGAAGATTTAGTTGATGAAGTTAATGCTAACAACGTTAAAATTTTGGCACGTGGACCAGTATTTAAAGGACTTCTTACAGCTAATAGTAGTAAAGCATTGGATAATAAATTTAATGAAGGTATCTTTGATTATACCTACCAAGAATTAGGAGAAACAATTGCTTCAATTAAAGAAGTAGAAAATAATTTGACAGCTTTAACATTTAAATATTTAAAATCACAAGAAGCATTGGGCTCTATTATTGTAGGTGCTAGTAGCCCTGCTCAACTTGAAGAGAATATTAAAAATTATGAAGCAGCACAAGCCATTAGTGATGAACAATTAAAAGCAGCAAGAGAACGTGTGAAAAACTTACAATATACACAACATGTAAAATAA
- a CDS encoding NUDIX domain-containing protein, giving the protein MNLYEKTTNKKSIYKGKIIDLEVHEVDLPNGESSTREIVLHNGAVAVCALTSENKIVLVEQFRKPLDNTMLEIPAGKLEIGEEREEAAKRELEEETGYKAKELTLITDMYGSPGFTNEKISIYLATELLKGEKQLDEDEFIELHELSINKAQEKLKNNEINDAKTIIALQYLLLNYNHSN; this is encoded by the coding sequence ATGAACTTATATGAAAAAACTACAAATAAAAAAAGTATCTATAAAGGAAAGATTATAGATTTAGAAGTACATGAAGTTGATTTACCAAATGGTGAATCTTCTACACGTGAAATTGTGTTACATAATGGGGCTGTTGCGGTCTGCGCACTTACGTCAGAAAACAAAATCGTCTTAGTAGAACAATTTAGGAAACCACTTGATAATACTATGCTAGAAATACCCGCCGGAAAATTAGAAATAGGGGAAGAGCGTGAAGAAGCAGCTAAAAGAGAATTAGAAGAAGAAACGGGTTATAAAGCTAAAGAATTAACGCTTATTACAGATATGTATGGTTCTCCTGGCTTCACAAATGAGAAAATTTCTATTTATTTAGCCACTGAATTATTGAAAGGTGAAAAACAATTAGATGAAGATGAATTTATTGAATTACACGAATTATCAATTAACAAAGCTCAAGAAAAGCTTAAAAACAACGAAATAAATGATGCAAAAACAATTATTGCACTTCAATATCTATTGCTTAATTATAATCATTCTAATTAA
- the fur gene encoding ferric iron uptake transcriptional regulator: MEERLNRVKQQLQQSSYKLTPQREATLRVLIENEKDHLSAEDVYLKVKDKAPEIGLATVYRTLELLAELKVVDKINFGDGVARFDLRKEGAKHFHHHLVCMECGKVEEIEEDLLPKVEEKVEQDFNFRILDHRLTFHGICSTCQAKGK; the protein is encoded by the coding sequence GTGGAAGAACGATTAAATCGCGTGAAGCAACAATTACAGCAATCATCATATAAGTTAACTCCACAAAGAGAAGCAACTTTAAGAGTTTTAATTGAAAATGAAAAAGATCATTTAAGTGCTGAAGACGTATATTTAAAAGTAAAAGATAAAGCACCTGAAATTGGATTAGCCACTGTTTATAGAACATTAGAGTTATTAGCAGAATTAAAAGTCGTCGATAAAATTAATTTTGGTGATGGTGTTGCTAGGTTTGATTTACGTAAAGAAGGTGCTAAACATTTCCATCATCATTTAGTTTGTATGGAGTGTGGCAAAGTAGAAGAAATAGAAGAAGACTTATTACCAAAAGTAGAAGAAAAGGTTGAGCAAGATTTCAACTTTAGAATATTAGACCATCGTTTAACTTTCCATGGCATTTGTTCTACCTGTCAAGCTAAAGGTAAATAA
- the xerD gene encoding site-specific tyrosine recombinase XerD, with translation METIKNEYLKFIQLEKGLSSNTIGAYRRDLDKYVTYLNDNKIAHIDFVDRQTIQQCLGYLHDQGASAKSLARFISTVRSFHQFALREKYAAKDPTVLIETPKYERRLPDVLEVDEIIALLETPDINKNNGYRDRTMLELLYATGMRVTELIQLEVENVNLIMGFVRVFGKGNKERIVPLGDTVIDFLTKYIETVRPQLLKKTTTDALFLNLHGKPLSRQGIWKMIKQASIKANINKTLTPHTLRHSFATHLLENGADLRAVQEMLGHSDISTTQLYTHVSKSQIRKMYNAFHPRA, from the coding sequence ATGGAAACAATAAAAAATGAATATTTAAAATTTATTCAATTAGAAAAAGGGCTCAGTTCCAATACAATAGGTGCGTATCGTCGAGATTTGGATAAGTATGTTACTTATTTAAATGATAACAAAATAGCACATATTGATTTTGTAGATAGACAAACAATTCAACAGTGTCTAGGTTATTTACATGATCAAGGCGCATCTGCAAAGTCTCTAGCTCGCTTCATTTCTACAGTGCGCAGTTTCCATCAATTTGCCTTAAGAGAGAAGTATGCAGCTAAAGATCCTACGGTATTAATTGAAACGCCTAAATATGAAAGAAGATTGCCAGATGTTTTAGAAGTTGATGAAATTATAGCTTTACTTGAAACGCCAGATATTAATAAAAATAACGGTTACCGCGACAGAACGATGTTGGAATTACTTTATGCAACAGGGATGCGTGTAACTGAACTGATTCAATTAGAAGTCGAAAACGTTAATTTAATCATGGGCTTTGTAAGAGTTTTTGGTAAAGGCAACAAAGAACGCATTGTTCCATTAGGAGACACCGTAATTGATTTTTTAACTAAATATATAGAAACAGTACGGCCTCAACTACTTAAAAAAACAACGACCGATGCGCTGTTTTTAAACTTACATGGCAAGCCTTTGTCTAGACAAGGCATTTGGAAAATGATTAAGCAAGCAAGTATTAAAGCCAATATTAATAAAACTTTAACGCCTCATACTTTAAGACATTCCTTTGCAACACATTTACTTGAAAATGGTGCCGACTTGAGAGCTGTACAAGAAATGTTAGGACATTCTGATATTTCAACTACACAACTATATACACACGTTTCCAAATCACAAATAAGAAAAATGTATAATGCCTTTCATCCTAGAGCATAG
- a CDS encoding DUF309 domain-containing protein, translated as MDNALKLFYYQFHTQQHYFLCHDILEEAWKQNSSFSKNDPVVSLILFATGCYHYRRHNFIGAKRSFERAYKIIVQDEDSQYLGLHISHYKNLITQIIYNIEQRKTFQPIQLPITDAMEQQILHDFPNYISTPYVIEDDYIIHHHIKRDRSEVIQARQDAMKNNNRLSK; from the coding sequence ATGGATAATGCACTAAAACTATTTTACTATCAATTTCATACTCAACAACATTATTTTTTATGTCATGATATACTAGAAGAAGCATGGAAACAAAATTCTTCTTTCAGTAAAAATGACCCGGTCGTAAGTTTAATACTATTCGCAACTGGATGCTACCATTATCGAAGACATAATTTCATAGGTGCTAAACGTTCATTCGAACGTGCTTACAAGATCATAGTACAAGATGAAGACTCCCAATACTTAGGTTTACACATTAGTCATTACAAAAATTTAATTACACAAATTATTTATAATATTGAGCAACGAAAAACGTTTCAACCCATTCAATTACCTATAACTGACGCTATGGAACAACAAATACTGCACGATTTTCCAAATTATATTTCAACACCTTATGTTATCGAAGATGATTATATTATTCATCACCATATTAAAAGAGATCGTAGTGAAGTGATACAAGCAAGACAAGACGCAATGAAAAATAATAATCGGTTATCTAAATAA
- a CDS encoding segregation and condensation protein A: MYEVKLDAFNGPLDLLLHLIQKFEIDIYDIPMKSLTEQYMQYVHTMNQLEINLASDYLVMASELLMIKSKMLLPQSDEDDYFEEDPREDLVGRLIEYQNYKEYTATLNEKKEERAHYYAKYPTDLSHLEKNELWDPNNTIDLTELIIAYQKVKNRMELNTPKSVNIHKETFTIQQATSQVQLRLQKEHSFNFFSLFNYSEPIEMVVTHFLAILEMSKSGSINIEQHNSFDDINIIRGVNYGINA, from the coding sequence ATGTATGAAGTAAAACTAGATGCTTTTAATGGTCCTTTGGATTTATTGTTGCACCTTATCCAAAAATTTGAAATAGATATTTATGATATACCAATGAAATCACTCACTGAACAATATATGCAATATGTACATACAATGAATCAGCTTGAAATCAATTTAGCGAGCGATTATTTAGTTATGGCGTCAGAATTATTAATGATTAAAAGTAAAATGTTACTACCTCAAAGTGATGAGGATGATTATTTTGAAGAAGATCCTCGTGAAGACTTAGTAGGGCGTTTAATTGAATATCAAAACTACAAAGAATATACAGCAACACTTAATGAAAAAAAAGAAGAACGTGCACATTATTACGCAAAATACCCAACTGATTTGAGCCATTTAGAAAAAAATGAATTGTGGGACCCTAACAATACAATTGATTTGACCGAGTTAATTATTGCTTATCAAAAAGTTAAAAATAGAATGGAACTTAACACACCAAAATCAGTTAATATTCACAAAGAAACATTTACTATACAACAAGCTACTTCTCAAGTACAACTACGATTACAAAAAGAACATTCATTTAATTTCTTTAGTTTGTTTAATTATTCAGAACCTATCGAAATGGTAGTTACACACTTTTTAGCTATTTTAGAAATGTCTAAATCAGGTTCAATTAATATAGAACAACATAACAGTTTTGATGATATTAATATAATAAGGGGAGTAAATTATGGCATTAATGCATAA
- the scpB gene encoding SMC-Scp complex subunit ScpB yields MALMHNGILEALLYTAGDEGIEERQLLEILDFDQSTFHELIANYESPGLVIQKFGTTYVLTTKKEASEYVEKLVEQKSKMKISQAAMETLSIIAYNQPISRSDIEMIRGINSDGAVKTLIAKGLVEAKEEDASRSHQLYTTNLFLNVFGIETIEDLPTTDEDDEEIEAFFSNLVNQKGENNE; encoded by the coding sequence ATGGCATTAATGCATAATGGCATCTTAGAAGCACTGCTATACACTGCAGGTGATGAAGGCATTGAAGAACGGCAATTACTTGAAATATTAGATTTTGATCAGTCAACTTTCCATGAGCTCATAGCAAACTATGAATCTCCTGGTTTAGTAATTCAAAAATTTGGTACTACTTACGTATTAACTACAAAAAAAGAAGCATCAGAGTATGTTGAAAAGCTAGTAGAACAAAAGTCGAAGATGAAAATATCGCAAGCAGCTATGGAAACTTTATCTATTATTGCTTATAACCAGCCAATCTCACGCAGTGATATTGAAATGATTAGAGGTATCAATTCAGATGGTGCAGTCAAAACATTAATTGCAAAAGGTTTAGTAGAAGCAAAAGAAGAAGATGCTTCCCGTAGTCACCAACTTTATACAACCAATTTATTTTTAAATGTATTTGGAATAGAAACTATAGAGGATTTACCAACAACTGATGAAGACGATGAAGAAATTGAGGCTTTTTTCAGTAATTTAGTCAATCAAAAAGGAGAAAATAATGAGTAA
- a CDS encoding pseudouridine synthase yields MSNESQRLQKRIANSGYTSRRKAEVLIEEGKVKVNGEQVTELGTKVKPSDIIEVEGIKIEQEDKLYILFYKPTQVITSVSDDKGRKVVTDYFNELETRIYPVGRLDYDTSGLLLLTNDGDFTNLMTHPRYKIKKKYIVKLKGYLMREEVKALEKGVKLEDGMTHPATVKIKNQDKEKSNTLVEITISEGRNRQVRRMFEHFGHQVTKLQRIEFGPLNLTGLNAGEGRVLTPHEVKTLRHLAENGK; encoded by the coding sequence ATGAGTAACGAATCACAAAGATTACAAAAGCGCATCGCCAATAGTGGTTATACTTCAAGACGTAAAGCGGAAGTGCTTATAGAAGAAGGTAAAGTCAAAGTAAACGGCGAACAAGTAACAGAATTAGGCACGAAAGTAAAACCTTCAGATATAATAGAAGTTGAAGGCATTAAAATTGAACAAGAAGATAAGCTCTATATTCTATTTTATAAACCCACACAAGTTATTACGAGCGTTTCAGATGATAAAGGTCGTAAAGTTGTAACTGATTATTTCAACGAGCTTGAAACAAGAATATACCCTGTGGGTAGATTAGACTATGATACTTCAGGTTTATTATTATTAACAAACGATGGAGACTTTACTAATTTAATGACACATCCTCGTTATAAAATTAAAAAGAAATATATCGTTAAATTAAAAGGTTATCTAATGCGAGAAGAAGTAAAAGCGTTAGAAAAGGGTGTTAAATTAGAAGATGGCATGACACATCCAGCTACAGTTAAAATTAAAAATCAAGATAAAGAAAAATCCAATACGCTTGTTGAAATTACTATAAGTGAAGGGCGTAATAGACAAGTACGCCGTATGTTCGAACATTTTGGTCATCAAGTAACAAAGTTACAAAGAATTGAATTTGGTCCACTTAATTTAACAGGTTTAAACGCAGGTGAGGGCAGAGTTTTAACACCACATGAAGTGAAAACATTACGTCACTTAGCAGAGAACGGAAAATAA
- a CDS encoding response regulator transcription factor gives MPNQILVVDDEDRIRRLLKLYLERESFEIDEAKDGKEAYEKAMNHDYACILLDLMLPEMDGITVASRLREHKETPIIMLTAKGEETNRVEGFETGADDYIVKPFSPREVVLRLKALLRRTQVTTSEQSEPHAKDLIEFNHLTIDNDAHRVLADDKQVNLTPKEYELLIFLAKTPNKVFDREQLLKEVWHYEFYGDLRTVDTHVKRLREKLNRVSGDAAQMIQTVWGVGYKFEVKSNDESAE, from the coding sequence TTGCCAAATCAAATTCTTGTGGTAGACGATGAAGATAGAATTAGAAGATTACTGAAATTATATCTTGAAAGAGAATCTTTTGAGATTGATGAAGCAAAAGATGGTAAAGAGGCGTATGAAAAAGCGATGAACCATGATTATGCTTGTATCTTATTGGATTTAATGTTGCCAGAGATGGATGGTATAACTGTGGCATCACGCTTAAGAGAACATAAAGAAACACCGATTATAATGCTTACTGCCAAAGGTGAAGAAACAAATAGAGTTGAAGGTTTTGAAACAGGTGCTGACGACTATATAGTTAAACCTTTCTCACCTCGTGAAGTAGTCTTGCGATTAAAAGCCTTATTAAGACGCACTCAAGTAACTACAAGTGAACAAAGTGAACCGCACGCTAAAGATTTAATTGAATTTAATCATTTAACAATTGATAATGATGCACATCGTGTATTAGCTGACGATAAACAAGTCAATTTAACACCAAAAGAATATGAATTATTAATTTTCTTGGCTAAAACACCTAATAAAGTGTTTGATCGCGAACAATTATTAAAAGAAGTTTGGCATTATGAATTTTATGGTGATTTAAGAACGGTGGACACACACGTAAAACGATTAAGAGAAAAACTTAATCGTGTTTCTGGTGATGCAGCACAAATGATTCAAACTGTATGGGGCGTTGGCTATAAATTCGAGGTAAAATCAAATGATGAATCGGCTGAATAA